One window from the genome of Thermus caldifontis encodes:
- a CDS encoding DUF3341 domain-containing protein, translating to MLYGLMAYFDSPEKLLEALKVLKAEGYRRLEALTPNPVEGIEEVLGGDGRIPWIAFFLGVLGVGLGLFLQIYTTLDYPHNAGGKPLLGWPAFIPVTFELTILTITVGIFLFLLYNNGLPLSWHPAVQAREYVRVLLDEYGVFVYATDPRFDLESTKTLLRELGAEVEEVRRD from the coding sequence ATGCTCTACGGACTCATGGCCTATTTTGACTCGCCAGAAAAACTCCTCGAGGCCCTGAAGGTCCTGAAGGCCGAGGGGTACCGGCGCCTGGAGGCCCTCACCCCCAACCCCGTGGAGGGAATCGAGGAGGTGTTGGGTGGGGATGGGCGCATCCCCTGGATCGCCTTCTTCCTGGGGGTCTTGGGTGTGGGTCTGGGCCTCTTCCTACAGATCTACACCACCCTGGACTACCCCCATAACGCCGGGGGCAAGCCCCTTCTGGGCTGGCCCGCCTTCATCCCCGTGACCTTTGAGCTCACCATCCTTACCATCACCGTGGGGATCTTCCTTTTCCTCCTCTACAACAACGGCCTGCCCCTTTCCTGGCATCCGGCGGTACAGGCCCGGGAATATGTGCGGGTCCTTTTGGACGAGTACGGGGTTTTCGTCTACGCCACGGACCCCCGGTTCGACCTGGAGAGCACCAAGACCCTGCTTCGGGAACTGGGGGCGGAGGTGGAGGAGGTGCGGCGTGACTAG
- a CDS encoding c-type cytochrome, which translates to MWDQPKVRPFREAPLQVQVAPERVRFGENLNLEVRTGLKPEGGFADNPYAFTEGELLRGKVLYRSFCAICHGLNGEGDGRVIPLGMPKPRSFLDPAVKAMPEGYFYFAATNGFGRMLSYKSRIPERERWLIAHYIKQCLLEEACPLEVVNAEVY; encoded by the coding sequence ATGTGGGACCAGCCCAAGGTGAGGCCCTTCCGGGAAGCCCCCTTGCAGGTCCAGGTGGCCCCGGAGCGGGTTCGTTTTGGGGAGAACCTGAACCTGGAGGTGCGCACCGGACTCAAGCCCGAGGGGGGGTTCGCCGACAACCCCTACGCCTTCACGGAGGGGGAGCTTTTACGGGGCAAGGTCCTTTACCGTTCCTTCTGCGCCATCTGCCACGGGCTAAACGGGGAAGGGGATGGGCGGGTGATCCCTTTGGGGATGCCCAAGCCCCGTTCCTTCCTGGACCCGGCGGTAAAGGCCATGCCCGAGGGGTATTTCTACTTCGCTGCCACCAACGGCTTTGGCCGGATGCTTTCCTATAAGAGCCGCATCCCGGAAAGGGAGCGCTGGCTCATTGCCCACTACATCAAGCAGTGCCTTCTGGAGGAGGCCTGTCCTTTGGAGGTGGTGAATGCAGAGGTCTATTGA
- a CDS encoding NAD(P)/FAD-dependent oxidoreductase, producing MAAKVLVLGGGSGGLVAANKVKKLLGKEAEVTLVDRSTHHEFMPAYPWVAFGMREPEQVRRPLANLEKRGIAFLQATVEALDPANNRVKTSAGELAYDYLIVSLGAEALPSPAPDGHAPWSLEGALKLREALKNFQGGRVVVGVSSPYYPCPPAPYEVAGQVEFALKVKGLRQKSTVEVFHLNPLPLAGMGPVISGKVMEILRSKGIAFHGEFEPVAFEGGKVKAKDGRELAYDLLILTPPFAPNRVVRESPLAGPNGFPEVDKTTFRSTRFPNVFVIGDTVNPSLLLPPAGVVAHFQGEYVAGVIASDLKGAYIGEPFNPVAMCIMDFGDNALLPQCSFEKLLAGTGMPSCGVMAVGKWVRVTKMLFEGFWFATLIE from the coding sequence ATGGCAGCGAAGGTTTTGGTCCTAGGGGGCGGTTCGGGTGGTCTGGTGGCGGCCAATAAGGTGAAAAAGCTTCTGGGCAAGGAGGCGGAGGTCACCCTGGTGGATAGGAGCACCCACCACGAGTTCATGCCCGCCTACCCCTGGGTGGCCTTTGGCATGCGGGAGCCTGAGCAGGTGCGTAGGCCCTTGGCCAACTTGGAAAAGCGGGGCATCGCCTTCCTGCAGGCCACGGTGGAGGCCCTGGACCCCGCCAACAATCGGGTTAAGACCAGTGCGGGGGAACTTGCCTACGACTACCTGATCGTTTCCCTGGGGGCCGAGGCCCTGCCCTCCCCCGCCCCGGATGGCCACGCCCCTTGGAGCCTCGAGGGGGCCTTAAAGCTGAGGGAGGCCCTCAAGAACTTCCAGGGCGGCCGGGTGGTGGTGGGGGTTTCCTCGCCCTACTACCCCTGTCCCCCAGCGCCCTATGAGGTGGCGGGCCAGGTGGAGTTTGCCCTGAAGGTAAAGGGTCTTCGCCAGAAGAGCACGGTGGAGGTGTTCCACCTGAATCCTCTTCCGCTGGCGGGCATGGGCCCGGTGATCTCCGGAAAGGTCATGGAGATCCTCCGCTCTAAAGGCATTGCCTTCCATGGGGAGTTTGAGCCGGTGGCCTTTGAGGGGGGAAAGGTGAAGGCTAAGGACGGGCGGGAGCTGGCCTACGACCTCCTCATCCTCACGCCGCCCTTTGCCCCCAACCGGGTGGTGCGGGAATCCCCCCTGGCGGGGCCCAACGGCTTCCCCGAGGTGGACAAGACCACCTTCCGCTCCACCAGGTTCCCCAACGTCTTCGTCATTGGGGACACGGTGAACCCCTCCCTCCTGCTACCCCCCGCCGGGGTGGTGGCCCACTTCCAGGGGGAGTACGTGGCCGGGGTCATCGCCTCCGACCTCAAGGGGGCCTACATTGGCGAGCCCTTCAACCCCGTGGCCATGTGCATTATGGACTTTGGGGATAACGCCCTTCTGCCTCAGTGCTCCTTTGAAAAGCTCCTGGCAGGCACCGGCATGCCTTCTTGTGGCGTAATGGCCGTGGGCAAGTGGGTGCGGGTCACCAAGATGCTCTTTGAAGGATTCTGGTTTGCCACCTTGATCGAGTAG
- the tsaE gene encoding tRNA (adenosine(37)-N6)-threonylcarbamoyltransferase complex ATPase subunit type 1 TsaE, with product MGLLLERTLKTLEDTQALAGEVLPLLPEGSLVVLEGPLGAGKTTFVRFLAQALGFGGRVTSPSYTLIHTYPTPEGPLVHADLYRLQDPNLLLPHLEAAREGARLLLVEWGDPEALRADFLLRLTPQGEVRLAQLWQLHPGQEEGIQQGLPPRPPSE from the coding sequence ATGGGGCTTCTCCTGGAGCGCACCCTTAAGACCCTCGAGGACACCCAGGCCCTGGCCGGGGAGGTCCTGCCCCTATTGCCGGAAGGAAGCCTGGTGGTCCTGGAAGGCCCCTTGGGGGCCGGCAAGACCACCTTTGTCCGCTTCCTGGCCCAGGCCTTGGGCTTTGGGGGAAGGGTCACAAGCCCCAGCTACACCTTGATCCACACCTACCCCACCCCCGAAGGCCCCTTGGTCCATGCGGACCTTTACCGCCTCCAAGACCCCAACCTCCTTCTCCCCCACCTGGAAGCGGCCCGGGAAGGAGCCCGCCTCCTTTTGGTGGAATGGGGGGATCCCGAAGCCCTAAGGGCCGACTTCCTCCTCCGCCTCACCCCCCAAGGGGAGGTGCGCCTCGCCCAGCTATGGCAGCTCCACCCCGGCCAGGAGGAGGGCATCCAGCAAGGCCTCCCGCCCCGCCCGCCCAGCGAATAG
- the nrfD gene encoding NrfD/PsrC family molybdoenzyme membrane anchor subunit: protein MAHKEPHPDHDLIQGEWTEKTLVEKLLEPVEKPAPRPWRAVLAVGGALTLAWLYAIFVTFVKGLGAWGINQPVAWGFDIVHFVWWIGIGHAGTLISAILVLMRQNWRDSLNRVTEAMTLFAVLAAATYPLIHMGRPQLFYWVMPYPTHMALWPQYKSPLSWDVLAIMTYLTISTLFLYLGLIPDLALLRERSTGWRRKLYGWLSLGWTGNAVHWQRYRAVYVLLAGLATPVVISVHSVVSMDFAYGLVPGWHLTVFPPFFAAGAIYSGFAMALTLIIPLRRWYRLEGVITERHLDWMAKVTLASGLGVAYIYLLEIFIAWYAGEPAEWAQQIWRMTGPYAPYYWAMMLINVVLLQTLWFPRFRKNLTWLFLFSILANVGMWLERFVIVVISLSKDFLPGNAQLYYPTWVDWTLFLGTIGFFLFGLSLFIRLFPPIAVAEMVHLFHRLRKH, encoded by the coding sequence ATGGCGCATAAGGAACCCCATCCCGACCACGACCTGATCCAAGGGGAGTGGACGGAGAAGACCTTGGTGGAAAAGCTTTTGGAGCCGGTGGAGAAGCCGGCCCCCAGGCCTTGGAGGGCGGTCTTGGCTGTGGGCGGGGCCCTAACTTTGGCTTGGCTTTACGCCATCTTCGTCACCTTTGTGAAGGGCCTTGGGGCCTGGGGCATCAACCAGCCCGTGGCCTGGGGGTTTGACATCGTGCACTTCGTCTGGTGGATCGGCATCGGCCACGCCGGGACCCTTATCAGCGCCATCCTGGTCCTCATGCGCCAGAACTGGCGCGACTCCCTAAACCGGGTGACCGAGGCCATGACCCTCTTCGCCGTGCTGGCGGCGGCCACCTACCCCCTCATCCACATGGGCCGGCCCCAGCTCTTCTACTGGGTCATGCCCTACCCCACCCACATGGCCCTCTGGCCCCAGTACAAAAGCCCCCTCTCCTGGGACGTCTTGGCCATCATGACCTACCTGACCATCTCCACCCTCTTCCTCTACCTGGGTCTGATCCCGGATCTGGCCCTCCTGAGGGAAAGGAGCACGGGCTGGCGGCGAAAGCTTTACGGGTGGCTCTCCTTGGGTTGGACGGGGAATGCCGTGCACTGGCAACGCTACAGGGCGGTGTACGTGCTCCTGGCGGGCCTGGCCACTCCGGTGGTGATCTCCGTGCACTCGGTGGTGAGCATGGACTTCGCCTACGGCCTGGTGCCGGGCTGGCACCTCACGGTCTTCCCCCCCTTCTTCGCCGCCGGGGCCATCTACTCGGGCTTCGCCATGGCCCTTACCCTGATCATCCCCCTTAGGAGGTGGTACCGGCTGGAAGGGGTGATCACCGAGCGCCACCTGGACTGGATGGCCAAGGTGACCCTGGCCAGCGGCCTTGGGGTGGCCTACATCTACCTCCTGGAGATCTTCATCGCCTGGTATGCGGGGGAGCCCGCAGAGTGGGCGCAGCAGATCTGGCGCATGACCGGGCCCTACGCCCCCTACTACTGGGCCATGATGCTCATCAACGTGGTCCTCCTCCAGACCCTTTGGTTCCCCCGCTTCCGCAAGAACCTCACGTGGCTCTTCCTCTTCTCCATCCTGGCCAACGTGGGCATGTGGCTGGAGCGCTTCGTGATCGTGGTCATCAGCCTGTCCAAGGACTTTTTGCCGGGTAACGCCCAGCTTTACTACCCCACCTGGGTGGACTGGACCCTCTTCTTGGGAACCATCGGCTTCTTCCTCTTTGGGCTTTCCCTTTTCATCCGCCTCTTCCCCCCCATCGCCGTGGCGGAGATGGTCCACCTCTTCCACCGCTTGAGGAAGCACTAG
- a CDS encoding 4Fe-4S dicluster domain-containing protein, which translates to MKERRGYEDSLERELFREEFPFGPVTRRGVLALGLLSLAACTPVVRRKGVPYVRQPEWVVEGGEAEFVTAIAHAGFAEPVRVKVYQERPLFLAPLERAMSPYPLAGLYALYDPARQRKAPDWEGFYAAWRKALGEGETLLVLPRLTSPRLEGLLERAQARFPNLRVARFEAWSLENIYQGAEVAFGQRAWPVYAPGRAETVLLLDVDLHEHPAGYLWWEALSQRRVPPMNRIYAVESGAGLLGSMADHRLALKPSQVEAFLLALAQALGVVPGSPASEYGGFLPVLAEDLRRGGVVLPGPQLSPGAQALAMAINQALKASVRYVEPPEREVATPKAFAEAERAQRLVWAAEGPLPSLSDKAFSAALSLYPTKAAVWSLPLAHPLEASAQHRDAEGRLWPAQALIQPLWGGKSLEEVVAGLIGEEVPALSPEEKRALVEGRPLAQAQELSVEVVRGLESRLPPLRQEAPLEVSLRPDASLYDGRYRGNPYLEELPRPLSRLVWDGALLLGEGDTEALGLLGDIRNRERRADPKRPLMRVKAGEREALLPLWPLPGLPKGSGVAPLSHFFHPEGVVWSAEVAPTGRHYPLVSTQYHGYLGEVEAVKVLEEAKALEAEAHKEKRVSFYPPWPQGEHAWAMTVDLSRCLGCGLCTLACQVENNIPVVGKEEVQKGREMHWIRIDRYFAEEGVAHQPVMCQHCEKAPCEAVCPVAATEHSSEGLNLMVYNRCVGTKYCSANCPYKARRFNFFPYGEAFVGKGDPRKAKESPLALLMNPEVTVRSRGVMEKCTYCVQRIENTRAKAAQEGRKIRTGEIQTACQEVCPGKAIHFGDLLDPEDPIQAHRKEGRHYALLEEANTWPRTTYLAHLKNPNPKLKEGEHGA; encoded by the coding sequence ATGAAGGAGCGGCGCGGCTATGAGGATTCGTTGGAACGGGAGCTTTTCCGCGAGGAGTTTCCCTTTGGACCCGTAACCCGGCGCGGGGTGTTGGCCCTAGGGCTTTTGTCCCTGGCCGCCTGTACCCCGGTGGTGCGGCGCAAGGGGGTACCCTATGTGCGCCAGCCGGAATGGGTGGTGGAGGGGGGTGAGGCGGAGTTTGTCACCGCCATAGCCCATGCCGGTTTCGCCGAGCCGGTGCGGGTGAAGGTCTACCAGGAGAGGCCCCTTTTCCTGGCTCCTCTGGAGAGGGCCATGAGCCCCTACCCTTTGGCGGGCCTCTACGCCCTGTACGATCCGGCTCGCCAGAGGAAGGCGCCGGACTGGGAGGGGTTTTACGCCGCCTGGCGGAAGGCCTTGGGGGAAGGGGAGACCCTCTTGGTCCTGCCCCGCCTCACCTCTCCCCGGCTCGAGGGCCTCTTGGAAAGGGCCCAGGCCCGCTTCCCCAACCTGCGGGTGGCCCGGTTTGAGGCCTGGAGCCTGGAGAACATCTACCAGGGAGCGGAGGTAGCCTTTGGGCAAAGGGCCTGGCCCGTTTACGCCCCAGGGAGGGCGGAAACGGTTCTCCTACTGGATGTAGACCTGCACGAACACCCTGCGGGCTACCTCTGGTGGGAGGCCCTAAGCCAAAGGCGCGTCCCCCCCATGAACCGCATCTATGCGGTGGAAAGCGGGGCGGGCCTTTTGGGTAGCATGGCGGACCACCGCCTGGCCCTAAAGCCCAGCCAGGTGGAGGCCTTCCTCCTGGCCCTGGCCCAGGCCCTGGGGGTGGTGCCGGGGAGCCCGGCCTCGGAGTACGGGGGGTTCCTTCCCGTATTGGCGGAGGACCTGAGGAGGGGTGGGGTGGTTCTTCCTGGCCCCCAGCTTTCCCCCGGGGCCCAGGCCTTGGCCATGGCCATCAACCAAGCCCTTAAGGCTTCGGTGCGCTACGTGGAGCCCCCAGAGCGGGAAGTGGCCACGCCCAAGGCCTTTGCGGAAGCGGAGAGGGCGCAGAGGCTGGTGTGGGCGGCGGAGGGCCCTTTGCCTAGCCTTTCCGACAAGGCTTTTTCCGCAGCGCTTTCCCTTTACCCCACCAAGGCGGCGGTCTGGAGCCTGCCCTTGGCCCACCCCCTCGAGGCCTCCGCCCAGCATCGGGATGCCGAGGGGCGGCTTTGGCCCGCCCAGGCCCTCATCCAGCCCCTTTGGGGTGGGAAGAGTCTGGAGGAGGTGGTGGCGGGGCTTATTGGGGAAGAGGTTCCTGCCCTTAGTCCCGAGGAGAAGCGGGCTTTGGTGGAGGGACGCCCTCTGGCCCAAGCCCAGGAGCTCTCTGTGGAGGTGGTACGGGGCCTCGAGAGCCGGCTTCCCCCGTTGCGCCAGGAAGCGCCCTTGGAGGTTTCCTTGCGCCCCGACGCCAGCCTTTACGACGGGCGCTACCGGGGAAACCCTTACCTGGAGGAGCTTCCCCGGCCCCTAAGCCGCCTGGTGTGGGATGGGGCCCTGCTCCTGGGGGAGGGGGATACCGAGGCCCTGGGCCTTTTGGGGGACATCCGGAACAGGGAGCGGAGGGCGGACCCCAAACGGCCCCTCATGCGGGTTAAGGCTGGGGAAAGGGAGGCTCTTCTTCCCCTTTGGCCCCTTCCCGGCTTGCCCAAAGGTAGCGGTGTGGCTCCCCTTTCCCACTTCTTCCATCCCGAAGGGGTGGTCTGGTCCGCGGAGGTAGCCCCCACGGGCCGGCACTACCCCTTGGTGTCCACCCAGTACCACGGGTATCTGGGCGAGGTGGAGGCGGTGAAGGTGCTGGAGGAGGCCAAGGCCCTCGAGGCCGAGGCCCACAAGGAGAAGCGGGTTTCCTTCTACCCCCCTTGGCCCCAGGGGGAGCATGCCTGGGCCATGACCGTGGACCTAAGCCGTTGCCTGGGGTGTGGGCTTTGCACCCTGGCCTGCCAGGTGGAGAACAACATCCCCGTGGTGGGGAAGGAGGAGGTGCAGAAGGGGCGGGAGATGCACTGGATCCGCATCGACCGCTACTTCGCCGAGGAAGGGGTGGCGCACCAACCGGTCATGTGCCAGCACTGCGAGAAGGCTCCGTGTGAGGCGGTCTGCCCTGTGGCGGCCACGGAGCACTCCAGCGAGGGGCTGAACCTGATGGTCTACAACCGCTGCGTGGGCACCAAGTACTGCTCCGCCAACTGCCCCTACAAGGCCCGGCGCTTCAACTTCTTCCCTTACGGGGAGGCCTTCGTGGGCAAGGGGGATCCCCGCAAGGCCAAGGAAAGCCCCTTGGCCCTCCTCATGAACCCCGAGGTGACGGTGCGGAGCCGCGGGGTGATGGAAAAATGCACCTACTGCGTGCAACGCATTGAGAACACCCGGGCTAAGGCGGCCCAGGAGGGCCGGAAGATCCGCACCGGGGAGATCCAGACCGCCTGCCAGGAGGTCTGCCCGGGGAAGGCCATCCACTTCGGGGACCTTCTGGACCCGGAGGACCCCATCCAGGCCCACCGCAAGGAGGGGCGGCACTACGCCCTTCTGGAGGAGGCCAACACCTGGCCCCGCACCACCTACCTGGCCCACCTGAAAAACCCTAATCCCAAGCTGAAGGAGGGGGAGCATGGCGCATAA
- a CDS encoding cytochrome c3 family protein, which yields MRRRNRWVKTFFWGAVLGVFALLVVVFSGVAVGAFEYRTQPVAQPVLFSHAFHAGGLGLSCRYCHSSVEHAAYAGLPPTETCMTCHTFIKPDSPNLALVRKSWETGEPLRWNRVINLPDFVYFNHAAHVAKGVGCAECHGRVDQMAVVFQPQAFTMKFCLDCHRNPEARLRPKDQVFNMAYTPDPELGKRLKEVYQVRSVEALTSCNTCHR from the coding sequence ATGCGGCGGCGCAACCGATGGGTGAAAACCTTCTTTTGGGGAGCGGTTTTAGGAGTGTTCGCCCTCCTGGTGGTGGTGTTTTCCGGGGTGGCGGTGGGGGCTTTTGAGTACCGCACGCAGCCTGTGGCGCAACCCGTGCTCTTCAGCCATGCCTTTCATGCTGGGGGGCTGGGGCTTTCCTGCCGCTACTGCCACTCCAGCGTGGAGCATGCGGCCTACGCCGGCCTGCCACCCACGGAGACCTGCATGACCTGCCACACCTTCATCAAGCCCGATAGCCCCAACCTGGCCCTGGTGCGCAAGAGCTGGGAGACCGGGGAGCCGCTTCGCTGGAACCGGGTCATCAACCTGCCGGACTTCGTCTACTTCAACCATGCGGCCCACGTGGCCAAGGGGGTGGGGTGTGCGGAGTGCCATGGCCGGGTGGACCAGATGGCGGTGGTTTTCCAGCCCCAGGCCTTCACCATGAAGTTCTGCCTGGACTGCCACCGCAACCCCGAGGCCCGCCTTAGGCCCAAAGACCAGGTTTTCAACATGGCCTATACCCCGGACCCTGAGCTGGGCAAGAGGCTAAAAGAGGTCTACCAGGTGCGTTCCGTGGAGGCCCTTACCAGCTGCAACACCTGTCACCGCTAG
- a CDS encoding TlpA family protein disulfide reductase, with product MLKRWIGAVHLLLLGLALAVGPGQRLPEFALLDPKGNLVTPATMKKPAVIVFWASWCPVCRAEFPGLHRVAEETKVPFYVISREPKDTREVVLSYMKAYPRFIPLLASDKDKPHEVADRFKVVGQPWTFVVDAEGKVVALFAGRAGREALLDALLLAGVELP from the coding sequence ATGCTCAAGCGCTGGATAGGGGCGGTGCATCTCTTGCTTCTGGGGCTAGCCCTTGCGGTGGGGCCGGGCCAGCGCCTGCCCGAGTTTGCCCTTTTGGATCCCAAAGGTAACCTGGTTACCCCTGCCACCATGAAGAAGCCCGCGGTCATCGTCTTCTGGGCCAGTTGGTGCCCGGTGTGCCGGGCGGAGTTCCCGGGGCTTCACCGGGTGGCGGAGGAGACCAAGGTGCCCTTCTACGTGATCAGCCGGGAGCCCAAGGACACCCGGGAGGTGGTGCTGAGCTACATGAAGGCTTACCCCCGGTTCATTCCCCTGTTGGCCTCGGACAAGGACAAGCCCCACGAGGTGGCGGACCGCTTCAAGGTGGTGGGCCAGCCCTGGACCTTTGTGGTGGACGCGGAGGGGAAGGTGGTGGCCCTATTCGCTGGGCGGGCGGGGCGGGAGGCCTTGCTGGATGCCCTCCTCCTGGCCGGGGTGGAGCTGCCATAG